In Gemmatimonadetes bacterium T265, one DNA window encodes the following:
- a CDS encoding tetracycline resistance MFS efflux pump, whose protein sequence is MSASAARPSAPSTTRSDLGKLVILMITAFVDMIGVLMVIPLLPFYVKALGGGGFDVGGYHLGVGQITALLVSAFTVAQLVSAPLWGRFSDRYGRRPALVIALAASAAAYVIFGFATSLVLLFVSRLVQGAGGGTTGVIQAYVADATRPEDRAKSLGWLSAATNAGVALGPVIGSWSSHVSHKAPGLIAAALCTVNIVFAWTYLKEAREPGTAGAQKGEAAPRRSGEAVVRVVTHPAESASRLIWIYAVAIGAFQGVNSILALFLATRYGVTATTIGYFFAYVGVLSVVTRAFLLSWMIDRFGEARLSRLGIVLLVLGLGTLPLTHALWQLAIAVALMPLGAAFTFPCVTAMLSRVVAGGERGLYMGVQQTFGGASRALFPVVAGFAFDRLGVGVPFVIAAVVVASTLLLGFDLESYVPRRPQAAAG, encoded by the coding sequence GTGAGCGCGTCCGCGGCCCGTCCTTCCGCGCCGTCGACGACGCGCTCGGACCTCGGCAAGCTCGTGATCCTGATGATTACGGCGTTCGTCGACATGATCGGCGTGCTGATGGTCATCCCGCTGCTGCCGTTCTACGTCAAGGCGTTGGGCGGCGGGGGGTTCGACGTCGGCGGCTACCACCTCGGCGTCGGGCAGATCACGGCGCTCCTGGTGAGCGCGTTCACGGTCGCCCAGCTCGTGAGTGCGCCGCTCTGGGGCCGCTTCTCGGACCGCTACGGCCGGCGGCCCGCGCTCGTCATCGCGCTCGCCGCGTCGGCGGCCGCGTACGTGATCTTCGGCTTCGCGACCTCGCTCGTCCTGCTGTTCGTCTCGCGGCTCGTGCAGGGCGCGGGGGGCGGGACGACGGGCGTGATCCAGGCGTACGTCGCCGACGCCACCCGCCCCGAGGACCGGGCCAAGTCGCTCGGCTGGCTCTCGGCGGCGACCAACGCGGGCGTCGCGTTAGGCCCGGTGATCGGGTCGTGGTCGTCGCACGTGAGCCACAAGGCGCCGGGGCTCATCGCGGCCGCGCTCTGCACGGTCAACATCGTCTTCGCGTGGACGTACCTGAAGGAGGCGCGCGAGCCGGGGACTGCGGGCGCCCAGAAGGGCGAGGCCGCGCCGCGCCGCTCCGGCGAGGCGGTCGTCCGCGTCGTCACGCACCCGGCCGAGTCCGCGTCGCGGCTCATCTGGATCTACGCCGTGGCGATCGGCGCCTTCCAGGGCGTGAACTCGATCCTCGCACTCTTCCTCGCGACCCGCTACGGCGTGACCGCGACGACGATCGGCTACTTCTTCGCCTACGTCGGCGTGCTCTCGGTCGTCACGCGCGCCTTCCTGCTGAGCTGGATGATCGACCGCTTCGGCGAGGCGCGGCTCTCGCGGCTCGGGATCGTGCTGCTCGTCCTCGGGCTCGGCACGCTGCCGCTGACGCACGCGCTCTGGCAGCTCGCGATCGCGGTCGCGCTCATGCCGCTCGGCGCCGCGTTCACCTTCCCGTGCGTGACGGCGATGCTCTCGCGCGTCGTCGCGGGGGGCGAGCGCGGGTTGTACATGGGCGTCCAGCAGACGTTCGGCGGGGCGTCGCGGGCGCTCTTTCCGGTCGTGGCGGGGTTCGCGTTCGACCGGCTGGGGGTAGGGGTCCCGTTCGTGATCGCGGCGGTCGTGGTGGCGTCGACGTTGTTGCTGGGGTTTGATCTGGAGAGCTACGTGCCCCGCCGGCCGCAGGCGGCGGCGGGGTGA
- a CDS encoding ABC transporter permease yields MIVLAFLALTLRIVVPYLLAAAGGVMSERAGVVALALEGFMLAGAFGAATGSHAFGSPWIGVLCGVVGGVLVALLLALAAVRYRADQVVVGIALNLLAVGATRFFLRFAFDSSSNSPRVPGFDGDLTNPVVWIGLATLPAVAWLLYRTPFGLRVRAVGEKPEAATTLGVPVARVRWIAVALSGVLAGLAGAYLALDQHQFTDGMTAGRGFIALAAVIFGRWDPRRVALACVLFAAAEAFEIQLQGAQLVPSQFVEMIPYVLTIVALAGVVGHATPPAGLGRSA; encoded by the coding sequence GTGATCGTCCTCGCGTTCCTCGCCCTGACGCTCCGCATCGTCGTCCCCTACCTCCTGGCGGCCGCGGGGGGCGTGATGAGCGAGCGCGCGGGGGTCGTCGCCCTCGCGCTCGAGGGGTTCATGCTCGCGGGCGCGTTCGGGGCCGCGACGGGGAGTCACGCGTTCGGGTCGCCGTGGATCGGCGTGCTGTGTGGCGTCGTGGGTGGCGTGCTGGTCGCGTTGCTGCTCGCGCTCGCGGCCGTGCGCTACCGCGCCGACCAGGTCGTCGTCGGCATCGCGCTCAACCTGCTCGCCGTCGGCGCGACGCGGTTCTTTCTCCGCTTCGCGTTCGACAGCTCCAGCAACTCGCCGCGCGTGCCCGGGTTCGACGGCGACCTCACCAATCCCGTGGTCTGGATCGGGCTCGCGACGCTGCCGGCCGTCGCCTGGCTGCTCTACCGCACCCCGTTCGGCCTCCGCGTACGCGCCGTCGGCGAGAAGCCCGAGGCCGCGACGACGCTCGGCGTGCCCGTCGCGCGCGTGCGGTGGATCGCGGTGGCGCTCTCCGGCGTTCTGGCCGGGCTCGCCGGCGCCTACCTCGCGCTCGACCAGCACCAGTTCACCGACGGCATGACGGCCGGGCGCGGCTTCATCGCGCTCGCGGCGGTGATCTTCGGGCGCTGGGACCCGCGGCGCGTCGCGCTCGCCTGCGTGCTCTTCGCGGCGGCCGAGGCGTTCGAAATCCAACTGCAAGGCGCGCAGCTCGTCCCCTCGCAATTCGTCGAAATGATCCCATACGTGCTCACCATCGTCGCACTCGCCGGCGTCGTCGGCCACGCAACGCCCCCCGCCGGGCTGGGCAGGTCCGCGTGA
- a CDS encoding membrane protein: MTGPAGAQSPRADAARWLEGVLPPFVALLIALLVGDVLILVFGQAPGSVYRLLLDGTWGNAYGFGQVLYKATTLACTGLAFAAAARAGLFNVGAESQLAVGGFAAALAGLALPLGTPGLLAVPVCVLASMVGGGLVGALPGWLRARFGASEVIVTIMLNFVVLAALNYVVAAHLHVPETLHTPDMHAGTLPRLSDVWAVFHGSAANAAFVVALLAAAALWWILFRTRAGYELRAVGLQPEAAEYGGVHVGRVWVGAMALSGALAGLGGLNYVLGYKHYYEEGFATGSGFLGIAVALVGRNHPAGVLLAALLFATLSQGGLAVNALVPKQMVDVLQAVVILAVVTSVPEVRRVLRSASRVRA; this comes from the coding sequence GTGACCGGGCCGGCGGGCGCCCAGTCGCCGCGCGCCGACGCGGCGCGCTGGCTCGAGGGTGTCCTGCCACCGTTCGTCGCGCTGCTCATCGCCCTGCTCGTCGGCGACGTGCTGATCCTCGTCTTCGGCCAGGCGCCGGGGAGCGTCTACCGGCTGCTGCTCGACGGCACGTGGGGGAACGCGTACGGCTTCGGCCAGGTGCTCTACAAGGCGACCACGCTCGCCTGCACGGGGCTCGCCTTCGCCGCCGCGGCCCGCGCGGGACTCTTCAACGTCGGCGCGGAGAGCCAGCTCGCGGTCGGCGGCTTCGCGGCGGCGCTCGCCGGCCTCGCCCTCCCGCTCGGGACGCCGGGGCTGCTCGCCGTGCCCGTCTGCGTGCTCGCGTCCATGGTCGGCGGGGGGCTGGTCGGCGCGCTCCCGGGCTGGCTCCGCGCGCGCTTCGGCGCGAGCGAGGTGATCGTGACGATCATGCTCAACTTCGTCGTGCTCGCCGCGCTCAACTACGTCGTCGCGGCGCACCTCCACGTGCCCGAGACGCTGCACACGCCGGACATGCACGCCGGCACCCTGCCCCGCCTGAGCGACGTCTGGGCGGTCTTCCACGGCTCGGCCGCGAACGCGGCGTTCGTCGTCGCGCTGCTCGCGGCGGCCGCGCTCTGGTGGATCCTCTTTCGCACCCGCGCCGGCTACGAGTTGCGCGCGGTCGGCCTGCAGCCCGAGGCCGCGGAGTACGGCGGCGTGCACGTGGGGCGCGTCTGGGTCGGCGCGATGGCGCTCTCCGGCGCGCTCGCCGGGCTCGGGGGACTCAACTACGTGCTCGGCTACAAGCACTACTACGAGGAAGGGTTCGCGACCGGCTCAGGCTTCCTCGGGATCGCGGTCGCGCTCGTCGGGCGCAACCACCCGGCGGGGGTGCTCCTCGCCGCACTGCTGTTCGCCACGCTCTCGCAGGGCGGGCTCGCGGTCAACGCGCTCGTCCCGAAGCAGATGGTCGACGTGCTGCAGGCGGTCGTCATCCTCGCCGTCGTGACGTCGGTGCCCGAAGTGCGCCGCGTGCTCCGCTCGGCCTCGCGGGTGCGCGCGTGA